A genomic stretch from Oncorhynchus tshawytscha isolate Ot180627B linkage group LG07, Otsh_v2.0, whole genome shotgun sequence includes:
- the LOC112255507 gene encoding EEF1A lysine methyltransferase 3 isoform X2, with the protein MLPVDDGLFADTFSDDSVYKFIGQELKISQVFSANLGVAAPVWDAALHLCRYFEENSLNLKGKRIIELGAGTGIVGILAARLGADVTLTDLPLAVPQLQSNVSANMPSSGWPSVAPSVLPLSWGQDQHIFPMDWDLVLGADIVYLSETYPLLLDTLVHLCKDRAVVYLSSKMREEHGTPGFYGDTLPQRFHVKLEHRDPTQNINIYSATLRGKQ; encoded by the exons ATGTTGCCTGTAGACGACGGTTTATTTGCTGATACATTTTCTGATGATAGCGTGTACAAATTCATCGGTCAAGAGTTAAAGATCAGCCAGGTGTTCAGCGCCAACCTCGGCGTGGCAGCGCCAGTGTGGGACGCC GCGCTTCATCTATGTCGCTATTTCGAGGAAAACTCGCTCAACCTGAAAGGAAAGCGCATCATTGAGTTGGGCGCAGGAACTGGCATTGTTGGCATTTTGGCAGCACGTTTGG GAGCGGATGTGACCTTGACAGACCTCCCCCTTGCTGTCCCTCAACTGCAAAGCAACGTCTCGGCCAACATGCCGTCCTCTGGCTGGCCTTCTGTTGCCCCCtccgtcctccccctctcctgggGCCAAGACCAGCACATCTTCCCCATGGACTGGGATCTGGTACTGGGTGCAGACATTGTGTACCTGTCTGAGACTTACCCCCTCCTGCTGGACACACTGGTTCACCTGTGCAAGGACAGGGCAGTGGTGTACCTCTCATCCAAGATGCGAGAAGAGCACGGAACGCCTGGCTTCTATGGAGACACTCTGCCACAGAGGTTCCATGTAAAGCTGGAGCACCGTGACCCCACACAGAACATCAACATCTACAGCGCTACTCTGAGAGGGAAGCAGTGA
- the LOC112255507 gene encoding EEF1A lysine methyltransferase 3 isoform X1, giving the protein MAEYGEEEGFMLPVDDGLFADTFSDDSVYKFIGQELKISQVFSANLGVAAPVWDAALHLCRYFEENSLNLKGKRIIELGAGTGIVGILAARLGADVTLTDLPLAVPQLQSNVSANMPSSGWPSVAPSVLPLSWGQDQHIFPMDWDLVLGADIVYLSETYPLLLDTLVHLCKDRAVVYLSSKMREEHGTPGFYGDTLPQRFHVKLEHRDPTQNINIYSATLRGKQ; this is encoded by the exons atggcagaatatggagaggaagagggattcATGTTGCCTGTAGACGACGGTTTATTTGCTGATACATTTTCTGATGATAGCGTGTACAAATTCATCGGTCAAGAGTTAAAGATCAGCCAGGTGTTCAGCGCCAACCTCGGCGTGGCAGCGCCAGTGTGGGACGCC GCGCTTCATCTATGTCGCTATTTCGAGGAAAACTCGCTCAACCTGAAAGGAAAGCGCATCATTGAGTTGGGCGCAGGAACTGGCATTGTTGGCATTTTGGCAGCACGTTTGG GAGCGGATGTGACCTTGACAGACCTCCCCCTTGCTGTCCCTCAACTGCAAAGCAACGTCTCGGCCAACATGCCGTCCTCTGGCTGGCCTTCTGTTGCCCCCtccgtcctccccctctcctgggGCCAAGACCAGCACATCTTCCCCATGGACTGGGATCTGGTACTGGGTGCAGACATTGTGTACCTGTCTGAGACTTACCCCCTCCTGCTGGACACACTGGTTCACCTGTGCAAGGACAGGGCAGTGGTGTACCTCTCATCCAAGATGCGAGAAGAGCACGGAACGCCTGGCTTCTATGGAGACACTCTGCCACAGAGGTTCCATGTAAAGCTGGAGCACCGTGACCCCACACAGAACATCAACATCTACAGCGCTACTCTGAGAGGGAAGCAGTGA